One genomic segment of Oncorhynchus masou masou isolate Uvic2021 unplaced genomic scaffold, UVic_Omas_1.1 unplaced_scaffold_1651, whole genome shotgun sequence includes these proteins:
- the LOC135531763 gene encoding syndecan-4-like, producing MHKVCLVLFLFASVYSESVWETWMPMKTTQAISHDELISSGDSANGSDFGFPDEEHDTIDNEDKTDDNEDYDDFSGSGDGVPTITIKNDNTMKSKPSMNNKIPDLRLKPTVNEIQLVQKNNEVSVWVSPKPEEHPSNVLMAHAGEESIFNKTEVLAALIAGGAVGLFFAVLLILLLVYHMKKKDEGSYDLGKKPIYKKAPTTEVYA from the exons GTATGGGAGACATGGATGCCCATGAAGACGACCCAAGCTATTTCTCATGACGAGCTCATCTCGTCTGGAGACTCCGCCAACGGCTCAGACTTTGGCTTCCCCGATGAGGAGCATGACACAATTGACAACGAGGACAAGACGGACGACAATGAGGATTATGACGACTTCTCTGGCTCTGGCGACGGAG TACCAACTATTACAATCAAAAATGACAATACCATGAAATCAAAG CCTTCTATGAACAACAAGATTCCAGACCTGAGGCTCAAACCCACAGTGAACGAGATTCAATTGGTCCAGAAGAACAATGAAGTGTCAGTATGGGTTTCTCCCAAGCCTGAGGAGCACCCATCGAACGTACTGATGGCCCATGCAGGGGAGGAGAGCATCTTCAACAAGACTGAGGTCCTAGCAG CTCTTATTGCTGGTGGAGCAGTGGGGCTGTTCTTTGCTGTCCTTCTCATCCTCCTGCTTGTCTACCAcatgaagaagaaggatgaaggCAGCTACGACCTGGGAAAGAAGCCCATCTACAAGAAGGCTCCCACCACAGAGGTCTACGCATAA